DNA sequence from the Pedobacter schmidteae genome:
GTATTTGGGTTCCCCGTAAGCTGGAACAAAAACTTTAGTCAGTATAAGTTTCATGACCTGTATTATATCTACGGTTTTCTGACGCCCAGCAACGATTTTTTAACATCCTATAATGCAGCCGACATCAGGCGTACAGGCTTTAATGTGGATGCACAGGATCCAAACAGGAACCTGAAATTTTCTCATCCTGAATTAATTGATAACCTGATGGTGATTCGCATTTCTGAGATTATGTTAAATAAAGCAGAGGCCGAAGCTTATCAGAACGGGGTTACTACAACAGCGGTTGGGCTTTTGAATAATGTATATCAACGTGTCTTTCCGGCCGGACAAAAGCCTGCACTTTATACGACGGCGGATTTTAATACGAAGGAAAAACTTATTGAACGCATTCTTCAGGAAAGGCTGTGGGAACTGGCATTTGAGGGGCATAGTCGTTTTGATTACATCAGGTCAGGTTTAAAGCCTAATCCGTTATTGCCGGAGAACAAGTATGCCTTTCCGATTCCACAGAGAGAAATAGACATCACCAATGGTTTAATTAAACAAAACCCTGGTTACTAACACAGTAACCTCACAACAATAAAATAAATAAATCTAAAAAACAATGTATAAAAAAGCAGCAGGATTAGTAGTGGCAATATTATTTGCCCTGGGCACGTTGCATGCCCAATCCCCCAGGAGTATCACAGTAAAAGGAAAAGTAAAATTTCCTGATCCAAACGGAAAAATTTATTTAGGCCAGCTAAAAGGAGATGGATTTGACCGCGTATTTAAGGCCATTGACAGTACAGTATTAAAACCCGACAACACTTTCTCTTTTACCATTAAAACCAATAACCCTGATTTTTATCAGATCAGGGTTTATTATAATGACCAGATTGATTTCTGGGCAGACAAAGACAATTTAAAGATAGCCTTCCGTGGGGTGGATACGGCAAAAATTAAAATTAAAAACCCACCACATGTTCATATTGAAGGCTCGGCAGATAATGATGTCATCAACCATGTTAATTATGCTTACTACAGGTATTACCAATTGTCCATTTTGCTCTATAACCAACTTTATCAAGCTGAAATGGTGGCTAAAGATTCACTATGGACGGCAGCCGCTAAAATCAATACCGACAGCCTGAGCATTGATTTTAGGGCAAGGATTAAATACCTCATTGAAATGTATAAAGACAGGCCTACTGTGCTATACGCTTTAAATTTTCTGCGTTGGGAAAGGGATGGAGATTTGATTATGGCTACGTTGGACCACCTGGCGCAAAAATACCCCAACCTGCCCCAGGTAAAAAAACAGAGAGCTGATATTTTAGCCAATATTGCCCAAACTAAAAAAATTGCGAATGGCATGCCGGCACCAGACTTTTCTTATGCTGATTTAAGTGGAAAGAAATGGGGGCCTAAGGATTTCAGGGGAAAATACCTGATCGTTGATTTCTGGGCATCCTGGTGTGGCCCTTGCCGCCAGGAAATCCCTCACCTGAAAGAGGTGTATAAAAAATATAAAGATAAAGGCCTCGAAATTCTGGCCGTTTCTATTGATGCCAAAGCTGACATGTGGAAAAAGGCCCTGAATGAAGAGAAAATGACCTGGACACAGGTCAATGCTCCAGAATCAAAACCGGTAATGAGTTCTTATTTGTTTAATGGCATTCCATTTCTGGTATTGATAGACAAAGAAGGAAGAATTATTGAAAAGGACCTGCGCGGAGAAAGCCTTGATAAAAAACTAAAGGAAATATTTGGTATATAAAAACTGTCAATTAATGAAAATGAAAAGAGTTCTTTTATCAGCAGTACTGAGCTGCACCCTGGTGCTGAGTGCTCATGCGCAAACCCGGGAAATCAATTTTAAGCACGACGCCGCGTTTAAAGAAGTACTGGCCGAGGCCAAAAAACAAAACAAGCTCATCTTTTTTGATGCTTATACTTCCTGGTGCGGCCCGTGTAAAGTAATGGCCAGTACGGTTTTTAAAACCGATAGTGTAGCCGATTTCTTTAACCAGACTTTTGTTAACCTGAAAGTAGATATGGAAAAAGGAGAAGGACCAGATTTAAATAAACGGTTTGAGGTTAGTGCATACCCCACCCTTTTGTTTATAGATGGTGATGGTAACCTGGTCCATAAAATAGTAGGCTCTGCACCAGCCAATGAATTTATGGCCGAATCGCGCAAAGCGCTGGACCCAACACGTACAGTTTACGGCCTTGGTAAAAAATTTAATGCCGGCGACCATTCTGACGAAACAACCATTGCGTACATGACCGCATTGGAAGCAGCTTACGAGCAGGATAAGATGGGCGAGGTTGCCGGAATTTACTTTGATGCCCTGCCCCAGTCTTCCCTGCTGGGGGGCAAAAACTGGACAATGGCAAAACGCTTTCTGTTTGATGTAAGTTCATCCTCTTTCGCTTATTTGCTGAACAACTCGGAAGTACTGGCTTCAAAGTACGGAAAAGGCAAAGTTGAAATGTATTTTAACCAGGTTTTTTATAATGCCATCAGTTCAATAAAAAAAACCTATTCAACCAATGTAGCAGCTGCCGGCAAGAAAGCCAAAGTGATGGAAGATCTGCTCAAAACAGGCAAGGTTCCTTCATCCGAAGACATGCTCGTATCGCTTGAATTAACAAAGTTATCCGGAACCAAACAATGGGATAAATACTGTACCACTTTGGAAAATAAGGCCCATCAACCTACCAGGCCCAGCGCATATACCGTGCTCTGGCCGGCAATGGAAATGGTACGCGACGCACCTGTGAAATATAGCAGCAATGCATTAAAACTAGCTGATTATTACAGCGATGATAAAAACAATCTGAATACCCAGATCCTGGTTTCTGACCTGCGTAAAATGGCAAACAAGAAGCAGGGTAAAATCAAAGAAGCTGAAGCTTTTGCCTTAAACTCCGATAATTTGAGGAAAGAGGCAGCGGCCAAAGGAAGAGGAACCCCTCAAATAATGAAAGATTAACATTCCATTTAATTATTAAAATTTAAAAAAGTAAAAATGAAAAAAATGAAAAAAGTCATCAATTTAATGTTTGCATTTACCCTTGTGGTATGGTTTAGCCCAAAAACTGCTCATGCACAAATGGGCGAAGCGCAGCAGGTTCAATGGGATGTAACCAAGGTAGCTGATTTGAAATTTGATCAGGAAAGCATGTGGGACTTGCTGTCTCAATTGGATATGGTAGCGCTATATACAAAAGGTTATGTTAAATCTGTTGAAATAAAAGGCACAGAACCGCAATTTGAGCGCGTACTTACTTTTGTTGACGGCACTTCCCGCACAGAAAAGTTTGAACAGATAGAACAGGAACACAAATTTTTGGCCTACAGCTTTGCAAAAAACTCGTTGCCGACCGATATTCAGGAAGTATCGATCTGTGTATTTACCAAAGCCAAAGGCAAGGAAACGGAAGTAAAATGGGTGGCCAAAATTACCGGTAAAGATGAGGCTAAAAAAGCCCTGGTTGCCAAGCTTAATGCGGAGTTCGGAAAATATGTGGCCGGACTAACAACCGTGATTGAAAATTCAGTGCCTGCAACTGTAATGGAATAGACAAATTAACAGAAAAGGGCGGTTAGACATAAGGTTTAACCGCCCTTTTTGAACCATACGTATCCCCAACACATAAGTTGTACTATCTTTGCAAGATGAAAATCCCGATATACAGTTCCAGGTACTTTATCGGCATAGGAATCTTTATTTTCTTGTGCTTTACGGGGATATGGTTTTTTATGTCGGGTAAACTCAGTAAACGGGCCGAACAGATTAGTATTGACCTTGCGACAAAGACTTATGAGCTCAAATCAAATGTAATCCATAACGAATTTAACAGGCTTATAAAAGGGATCGAAAACCTAGAAGCCATCCTCCCTGAATTTCATTCAACAGCAGATTTTATAAAACGACGCAAAATTGTAGAAGCCCTGTTGCTTAGCCATCCTGCTGCGAATAAAGGCTGGTACACGATCATCAATAAGCAGGACACCATTTACAGCACCGTTGAGAAGAGTGGGCAGATCTATCTTGATAGACCTGCCCCACAATATCAGAAAGACTGGAACCAAAATAAGCTGATCTCGATAGCAGATACTTTGCATTGGCTGGTGGGTACAAAACACCAGCTTTCGAATACTGAAACCCTCATTTTCGGCCTCGACATCAACCTGAAAGAATTGCAGAATTATTTATCAGGTATTGATCCGGCAGGCCGTGCCTCCGCTTCAGTAATTGATGAAACCGGAACTTATGTCATCAATCCGGCAGAAAAATTAATAGGTACAAAGATGGGGGTTCCGGTCAGGCTCTCGCCCATCACCAGGCGGCTCAAAGACAGCATCAGTACCTACGAAATTGTAATGTCTCCTGTTTTGGAGATTCCTGTATTTCGTTATTACACACCACTGAACATTTCGTCTATGAAGTGGACAATGGTGCTGGACACAGCAGCACTGAATGTAGATGAGGATGTAAAGGACATCGAAAAATACCTGATCGCCATGTTCATCTCGGCGGCCCTGATCATCCTCCTGCTGATCGCCTGGGCGCAGGCCAAATGGCAAAAAGAATTTATGTTAAGGCAACAGGTTGAAACAAAACGCCAGCAGCTTTCCATTGAAAAACAGGAGCTGAGCCTGGTTGCCGAACGCCAGCAAAAAGACAATGCCCTCCTGCAGCTCAACGCACTGAAACAAAAAGTAAACCCTCATTTTCTTTTCAATTCCTTAAGCTCATTAAATGCGCTGATAGAGAAAAATCCCGAACTGGCAAAATCCTTTGTCCTTAAATTATCAAGGGTATACCGCTATGTACTGGAGTCGTACCCCAACGGGTTGGCCACCGTTACCGAAGAGCTCCGTTTTGCCAATGAATATTTTTTTCTGCTGAAAATTAGATTTGGAGATGCCCTGGAGCCCATGGGCATACAGATCTCGGATGCTCACCTGAACCAACGCATCCCCTTTATGAGTTTGCAAACCCTAATAGAGAATGCAGTAAAGCACAACATGCTGTCGAAAGCAAAGCCACTTCAAATCAATATAAAAAGTACAGAGGATTGTATTGAGGTAACCAACAACCTTCAGTTGCGTAACGATGTAAAAGACTCGGGCAAACAAGGCTTAAATTATTTACAAAGCACATATGCCTATTTTGGCAACACCAGATTGAGGTACGGTGCCGAAGGGGATCTGTATAGATGTTACCTTCCATTGATAAAGCCCGAAAGCGTTTAACACAGAAATAACGTCAAATTAACAATTTTTTCACTCCCTTAAACTGCGCGTTCACACTACTGAATATGCGGGTTCACCCCCTGCCGCTTCCTAATCAGCAAACAATCAGGCATTTTAGATGTATGATTTTGAATAAAACTTCATTTGTAGCTGTAGCGATTTTGATTTTTGGCCTGGGTGTAAAGGCACAAATCCCTAAGAAACTTCCTAAAAAAGAACCTGTTAAAAAGGTAAGTGCCGATTCTTTAAAAAAGAAAACGGCACAGGATACCACTAAAAAAAGCACTTTAAAAGATTATAAAACACTTTTAAAACAAGCAAAAACGATCAACGGGGTTTTTAAAGTACATCAGGTAGAAACCGACTATTACTTCGAAATTCCATTTAAATTAATGGATAAAGACTTTTTACTGGTCAACAAACTATCCTCGGTCCCTTTGGCCATCAATGAGGCCGGCGTAAATAAAGGGATGAACTATGAAAACAAGGTCATTCGTTTTTATCCCAACCGACTGGCCAAAACAGTATGGGTAAAAACCATCGTGCCACAGGTAGAATCGCCCGCAGGTGATGCCATTACCCAATCGGTAAAAGACAATTTTACAGGTTCGGTAATTGAACAGTTTAAAATTGAAGCTTACTCTCCCGATTCATCAGCAGTAGTGATCAAAGTAAATAAAGTATTTGACGGTACAGAAAAAAGCTTTAATGATGTATTTAACGGCATAGGCCTGGGTACCAGCCCGAAGCCTTCCTTATCGGCCATTGAAAAAATTAAAGGTTTTCCGCAAAATCTGGTGATACGATCGTTGCTTAGCACTTCCGTAACTGAAGGGCAAAGCACCATAGCCATCAGTGTGGCTGTAACGACCAATTTATTATTGCTGCCCGAGAGGCCGATGAAACCCCGGTTTGCCGACAACCGCGTAGGTTATTTCAGCACACCAAGATGGTATTTTTCGGATACGCAGCAAAAGCTGGAAACCAGACAGCTCATTACCAAATGGAACCTGGTACCGAAGCCGGCCGACCGCGCGCGTTATTTAAGAGGCGAACTGGTTGAACCCGAGAAACCGATTATTTATTACATAGACCCTGCTACACCAAGACAATGGGTACCTTATATTGTGGACGGCATACACGATTGGCAAAAAGCTTTTGAAGCCGCAGGTTTTAAAAATGCCATTCAGGCGAAACTGGTTACCGACACGGCCGACTTTGATGCCGACGATGTCCGTTATTCGGTAGTTACCTATGCGGCATCGCCAAAGTCCAATGCTATGGGCCCATCGGTGGTAGATCCCCGCTCGGGCGAAATCCTGGAATCGGATGTCATCTGGTGGCACAACGTCATGACCTCACTACAGTATTGGATGCGCGTGCAAACCGGTATTATTGATACAGACGCCAGAAAAAACAATTTTAGCGTAGAAAAAATGGGTCATGCCATCCGTTTTGTCTCCTCGCACGAAATTGGCCATACCTTGGGTCTAAAACACAACATGGGCTCATCATTTGCCTATCCGGTAGATTCCCTGCGTTCGGCAAGTTATACAGCCAGGATGGGCGGCACCGCTCCTTCTATTATGGACTATGCACGTTTTAATTATGTTGCGCAGCCCGAAGACCAGGTAAAAAACATTACTCCACAAATTGGTGTATACGATAAATACGCCATTGCCTGGGGGTACCGCTGGCTGGATACACAAGATCCACGGAAGGAACTGGAAATTCAGAAAGGATGGATTGCCCAGCACCAGAATGATCCTTTGTACCACTATGGCGAACAACAGGAAAGCTTAAACGTGGTAGACCCAAGGGCACAGTCGGAGGACCTGGGCGATAATGCCATGAAAGCAGGCGAATATGGCATGAAAAACCTGCGCAAACTGATCCCACAGATTAAGGATTGGGCTGCAGAACCTGGCGATTCTTATTACCAGGCCGGTAAATTATATATGGCAGCTGTTTGGCAGTGGAATACTTATGCCGATCACGTAATGGCCAATATAGGTGGGTACTATCTGGAAAACCCGGTAGCTGGCGATGGTAAAAAGGCTTATACACCGGTTCCGAAAGCCATACAGGAAGATGCTATGGCCTACCTGAAGAAAGAGATTTTTAACCTGCCCGACTGGTTGTTTAAACCCGAATTGTTAGACAATACCTTTGCCATTAAAGATACCCCGCTTGGCCCTTACGAGTACGGCCCTTATAATTTGAAACGTGAGCAACAGTATGGATTAATGTACAGCCTGGTTGGCGACGAACGTTTGCTAAGGCTATTGGAAATGGAGTCTATCCATGGAAAAGACAAAGTATATACGGTTTCGCAATTGCTGAAAGACATCAGAGAAACAGCATTTAAACAGACCATAAATGGCAAATCGCTAAGCCTGGCCGAACGCCAGACCGAGCAGAACTACGTAGATGTTTTGATGGTAAGTGCCGATAAACTGATGGAAAAGGTCAATAAAAAAGCACTTCAGCCAGTTGGCACAACTTTAAAAAATAATTTACCTGAACTGTGCGACCTCACCCCACGCGCTTTTAGAGAAGACAGGCCAGCTTATACCAACGAGGCGCTGAAAAACGTATTTGTGAACTCCATGACCAGAACATCGGATGTAGCTTCAGCTAAAAGAGGCGAACTGATGAAAATCCTGGCCTTGTTGGAGAAGAACAAAACAAAAGGCGACTACGAAACCCAAAACCATCATATGGATCTCATTTTAAGAATCAGGCAAAGCTTAAAAATCAATTAAACCATTAACTATCAATAAATTTGCAAAAATGAATAAATTTTTACTACTTCTTTTACTGCTGGGTACAGCCTTTACCGGTTATACCCAGGAGCAAACCACAGTGACCGGACAGGTGCTGTCGGCCGAAGACGGAAAACCAATACCGGGAGCATCGGTCTTTGTAGATAAATCAGGCATTGGCGAACAGTCGAGCCCTGGTGTAATTCAAAATTCAGTAATTGGTGCCATGACCGACGCCAATGGTCATTTCAGCTTAAAAGTTCCGGCCGGAACAACTTATTTAAAAGTAAGCTATCTGGGCTATACCAGTACACTGGTAGACATCAGGAACAAAACCAAAGTTACAGTTAGCCTGAAAAATGACGATAACGTACTAAGCGAGGTCATTGTAAACGGATATACTGACATCTCCAAGCGTAAAAACACTACATCTATTGCGAAAGTAGAATACGAAAACATTCGCCAGAATGGTGTTGCCGGAGTAGATCAGATGCTGGAAGGACAGATTGCCGGCGTATCAGTAGGTACTTTAAACGGCGGCCCCGGTGCAGCACCAAAAATTAAAATCCGTGGTACAGTTTCCTTAAATGGAACACAAGATCCGCTATGGGTATTGGACGGCCTTCCTTTGGAAGGAACCAATCTGCCCAACAACATTACCGACAAAGACAATATAGATCAGCTGCGTAATTTGCCAATTGCAGGCTTAAACCCTGATGATATTGCCGACATTACCATCCTTAAGGATGCTGCTGCTACCGCTATTTATGGAGCCAGAGCCGCAAATGGAGTAATTGTCATTACCACTAAGAAGGGTAAAAAAGGCCCGATGGCGGTCAATTTTACCGCCAATACTTTTATTACTGAACGTCCCGACCTGTCGAAACTTAACCTGATGAACTCCAATCAAAAGGTAGATTTTGAATTGGGTATGGCATCAAGACCAGATCTTATTTACAGAGATAATCAGGGTTCGGTAGCCAGAATTTTAAACAAAAGCGGCGAGCTGAACAATTACCGTACAGGTGGTTTTGCAGGCTTAACACAAGCTACTCAGGATGCCATCAACGCATTAAGAGGCAACAATACCAATTGGGGCAAAGAATTGTATCAGGCAGCAGTTAACCAACAGTATGGATTAAGCCTTTCGGGCGGTAACGACCAGGCCAACTATTACTTCTCCTCTGGTTATTATAACGAAAAAGGTACCACCATCGGCACCGGAATGGAACGTTATAACATTACTTTGAAGACTGATTTTAACATCTCTCAGAAACTGAAAGCTGGTGTTGCCGTATTTGGGGCAAAAACAAAACGTAAAAACTACCTGGTTGATCCAGATGGATATACCAATGTAAGCACTTACTCCAGAAATGTAAACCCATACCAAACCATCAGAGATGCCAATGGCAATTATGCTTATGATTTAGACATTTTGGGTACGGTTAACGGCGATGTTTACCTGCCTTACAACTTTTTGGAGGAACGTGCAAATACACGTTATACCCTGGACAATAAGAGTGTAAAAACGATTATGGACCTGAGCTATGAGATCAACAAAAACCTGAACATACGCACGGAGTTTGGTTTGCAGTTTGAAGATACAGGTGTAGAAAAATATGCGGGACAGGAAAGTTACAACACCCGTAAATTGAGACAAGCGAGCAGTTACTTTAACTCAAGTCTGGGTAAAACGGATTATTTTTTACCTGCAGGAGGTGTAATTACCAATCAGGGGACTAGTTTTTTCCAATACAACTGGAAATCGATTTTGGAATACAAAAAGGTTTTCAATGAAAAACATGAGGTTGAAGCCCTTGCCGGATCGGAGCTCAGAAGAACATACAATGAAGATATCATTACCAGGGGATTTGGTTTTAATGAACGTACACTGACCAACCAGAATATTGTATTCCCTAATGCCGACTTTGCTGCCAATAACAGGTTCCGTGCTTATGAGAAATTAAAACTGGAAAATGCCTATGCTTCATTTTACGGAACATTGTCGTATACATACAACAGGAAATATACCTTGTACGGAAGTATCCGCTACGATGGGTCAGATTTGTTCGGTGTAGATCCAAAATACAGGTACCTACCTATATACTCTGTTTCAGGGGCCTGGAATGCCAAAGAAGAACAGTTTATTAAAGACATCAACTGGATTTCGAACTTACGCCTGCGTAGTTCATATGGTATCCAGGGTAATATTGACAAAAACACTTCGCCATTTGTAGTTGGCCGCTACGGTACCTCCAACATTCTGCCTGGTGGAAACCAGCCTATAATTTCGGTTGAAAACCCACCTAATAATAAGTTACGTTGGGAAAAAACAACAACTTTTAACGCTGGTTTAGACCTGGGCTTATTTAACAATGTTGTACAGGTGACCTTTGATTATTACAACCGCGACAGTAAAGATTTGATTGGTACCCAGGCATTGCAACTGGAAAACGGTTTCGACTTTACCAATGCCAACTTTGCAAAAGTAAACAACAAAGGTTTGGAGCTGAGTATTTCGACCAGAAACATTCGCACCAATGATTTCCAATGGTCAACCGACTTCAACATCGCCAAAAACAAGAGTAAAGTAATTCAGGAAAAAGTTCGCCCAAATCAGCTGACCCCATCAAGAGAAGGTTACCCTGTGGGTGCAGTATTTGTGTTAAAAACTGCCGGCCTGGATGCCAATGGAATTCCACAATTTATGAAAGATGGTCAGGTGCTTTCGCTGGAGAAATTTTATAACCTGTATGATCCATGGGCGGATTTCTTCCCTGGCGAGCTGACCAATACGGCCTTGAGCAATGAGGAATTCAGAAACCTGTTTACTTATGCCGGCGACCGCGATCCTAAATTTAGCGGAGGTATTACCAATCGTTTCCGTTATGGCAATTTTGATTTTGCTGCCACAGCGATCTTCAACCTTGGCCAAACCGTTGTAGCCACACCACCATACAATCCGGCACAGGTAGACAGGGGCAGAAATTACTCGACCAATATCACGAATGTATGGTCGCCAGCCAATACGGGCAGTACCTTACCCGGAATTTTTGGTAAAGACAGTTTTGATGGCGAAAGGTATATGGCTTATAACTGGCTCACCGGCTTTGATGCCAGCCGTTCTTACAACAACCTGGACCTTTTTGCAAAAAAGATGAGTTATATGCGCATCAGCAGCTTGCGCATGGGTTATACCCTGCCAACTGCCATCTCAGGAAAAGTTAAAGCAAACACTTTAAGAATAAGCGTTGAAGCCAGAAACCCATTTGTGATCAGTACCGGTTATAAAGGATACTTTGATCCGGAAACTTATGGAAACATCTATGCTCAGCCCATTTCAAGAAGCATATCTATTGGTTTAAATGCCACTTTTTAATCAACAATCAGATGAACAAGATTTTAAAATTATCTGCTGTATTGATGCTAATCTTATCAGTAAGCAGCTGTAAAAAATACCTCGATATAGAACCTGTAGGCAGAGTAATACCCACTACTGCGGAAGATTTCAGGGCATTATTAAACGCAGGATATTCCGGCTTCTCGCAACATAAATCATTATTGGCCCTTCGTACAGACGAGTTGGTGCTAAACGAATTTAGTGACGATTTCCCTACCTATCGCGATCTGTATAAATGGAATGATGCCAACCCTGATGCCTTAACCTCTCAGTTTCCTTACATCACCTTTTACAGAAGTATATTTAATGCCAATACCGTTATTTCTGATGTAGAGAACAGGGCCGGAAAAACTACAGAAACCGCACAGCTTAAAGGTGAGGCTTATTTATTACGCGCCTACAACCATTTTGAACTGTTAAATATGTACGCCAAGCCCTACGATAAAAATACGGCAGCAACAGATCGTGGAGTTCCACAATCGTTGGTAGTAGATTTGGAACATGTGTACACGCCTGCTACCATAGCCGTAGTATACGACCAGATATTGGCTGACATTGCAGAGGGACAAAAACTATTGAATACAAAAAACTTTGAAGCCGGTAAAAATTACCGCTTTACTACCCGTGCTGCTTTTGCTTTATTGGCCAGGGTACGCCAATTTAGAGGTGAATATGCTGAGGCCTTAAAAGCCAGTCAGGATGCACTCGCCTTAGACAACCAACTGGAAGATTTAAATGCTACTCCTTCGGTACTTCCAAATAACTACTTATCTAAAGAAAACATCATGTCAATGGAATCTCCGCTGAACAACAGTGTAAGCAGAATAGGTAGAATTTCGCCACATCTGCTGGGCCTATATAATCAGACAGGTGATCTGCGTTTCGCTAAATATTTTACCAAATCGGGGAGCAACTATGTTTCGGCCAAAAGTGCTACCGATGCAACAAAGATTTCGTTCCGCAATGGAGAACTATATCTTATACAGGCAGAAGCTGCCCTGCAAACCAACAATCAACCGCTGGCCTTACAGAGTTTACTAGCCCTGAAAGCAAAACGGTTAACACCTGCTTACTATACCACGGAAGCAACCAGAATAACTGCATTGGATAAAGCTGGTCTTTTACAGGAAATTTTGGCAGAAAGAGAACGCGAACTGGCCCTGGAAGGTCACCGTTGGTATGATTTAAGACGTTACGGACAACCCGAGCTGAAACATACTGTTGAAGGTACCATATACACTTTAACCAAGAACGATCCAAGATACACCATTCGCTTTCCAAAAGATGCGGTTGACAACAATCCGAATTTAAAATAGCCTGTTCAAAGGGTACAAATACTTCAACTCCGGTCTGTCTTTTTTCAGACCGGAGTTTTTTTTTTACTTTTACGCTCTAGCATAAAAGCAATGAGGGTATTAATTATTGAGGATGAAGAACTTGCGGCAGACACGCTGCAAAATATCCTTATGGACATTAATCCCAATATACAGGTGCTGGCCATTCTGGGAACGGTTGAAGCCGCTGTAAGCTGGCTAAAAAAGAATAATGCCGATCTGTTGTTTATGGACATCCATCTGGGTGATGGCGAAAGTTTCCAGATTTTTCAGCAGGTAGCGGTAGACAGCCCCGTAATTTTTACTACAGCTTACGACCAGTATACCTTAAAGGCTTTTAAAAACCAGGGAATAGACTATCTGTTGAAACCTTTTGATGAAGAAGATGTGCGCGGTGCATTGGCCAAACTCAATTCCATTCGTAAGGCATCCGAATTGCCACTACAGCAAGTCCTGACAAAAGAGCATACTCCAACCAGCAAACTGCGTAACCGCTTTATGGTAAAAATGGGCCAGCTCATCAAAACCGTGCAATCGGACGATGTAGCCTATTTTATGGCCGAAGACAAATACCTGTTCCTGGTGACCAAAGACCAGCAGAACTACATCATCGAAGAAACCATTAGTAGCCTGGAACCGCAACTGGACCATTCCGATTTTTTCCGTATCAACAGAAAATTCATCATCAATATCAGCGCCATCAAAGAGATGTATAAGCTATCCAGAAACCGGGTAAGGGTGGTACTAAACCCCGCTCCTGCCCATGGCATTGAAGTGATTGTAAGTGAGGAACGTGCCGAAGCCTTTAAAAACTGGCTGGACCAATAAGCTTATTTCTCGACTCCGGCGGAGCTGAATTGCAAATCGTACAATTTCTTGTAATAACCATTCAATTTC
Encoded proteins:
- a CDS encoding SusC/RagA family TonB-linked outer membrane protein, translating into MNKFLLLLLLLGTAFTGYTQEQTTVTGQVLSAEDGKPIPGASVFVDKSGIGEQSSPGVIQNSVIGAMTDANGHFSLKVPAGTTYLKVSYLGYTSTLVDIRNKTKVTVSLKNDDNVLSEVIVNGYTDISKRKNTTSIAKVEYENIRQNGVAGVDQMLEGQIAGVSVGTLNGGPGAAPKIKIRGTVSLNGTQDPLWVLDGLPLEGTNLPNNITDKDNIDQLRNLPIAGLNPDDIADITILKDAAATAIYGARAANGVIVITTKKGKKGPMAVNFTANTFITERPDLSKLNLMNSNQKVDFELGMASRPDLIYRDNQGSVARILNKSGELNNYRTGGFAGLTQATQDAINALRGNNTNWGKELYQAAVNQQYGLSLSGGNDQANYYFSSGYYNEKGTTIGTGMERYNITLKTDFNISQKLKAGVAVFGAKTKRKNYLVDPDGYTNVSTYSRNVNPYQTIRDANGNYAYDLDILGTVNGDVYLPYNFLEERANTRYTLDNKSVKTIMDLSYEINKNLNIRTEFGLQFEDTGVEKYAGQESYNTRKLRQASSYFNSSLGKTDYFLPAGGVITNQGTSFFQYNWKSILEYKKVFNEKHEVEALAGSELRRTYNEDIITRGFGFNERTLTNQNIVFPNADFAANNRFRAYEKLKLENAYASFYGTLSYTYNRKYTLYGSIRYDGSDLFGVDPKYRYLPIYSVSGAWNAKEEQFIKDINWISNLRLRSSYGIQGNIDKNTSPFVVGRYGTSNILPGGNQPIISVENPPNNKLRWEKTTTFNAGLDLGLFNNVVQVTFDYYNRDSKDLIGTQALQLENGFDFTNANFAKVNNKGLELSISTRNIRTNDFQWSTDFNIAKNKSKVIQEKVRPNQLTPSREGYPVGAVFVLKTAGLDANGIPQFMKDGQVLSLEKFYNLYDPWADFFPGELTNTALSNEEFRNLFTYAGDRDPKFSGGITNRFRYGNFDFAATAIFNLGQTVVATPPYNPAQVDRGRNYSTNITNVWSPANTGSTLPGIFGKDSFDGERYMAYNWLTGFDASRSYNNLDLFAKKMSYMRISSLRMGYTLPTAISGKVKANTLRISVEARNPFVISTGYKGYFDPETYGNIYAQPISRSISIGLNATF
- a CDS encoding RagB/SusD family nutrient uptake outer membrane protein, giving the protein MNKILKLSAVLMLILSVSSCKKYLDIEPVGRVIPTTAEDFRALLNAGYSGFSQHKSLLALRTDELVLNEFSDDFPTYRDLYKWNDANPDALTSQFPYITFYRSIFNANTVISDVENRAGKTTETAQLKGEAYLLRAYNHFELLNMYAKPYDKNTAATDRGVPQSLVVDLEHVYTPATIAVVYDQILADIAEGQKLLNTKNFEAGKNYRFTTRAAFALLARVRQFRGEYAEALKASQDALALDNQLEDLNATPSVLPNNYLSKENIMSMESPLNNSVSRIGRISPHLLGLYNQTGDLRFAKYFTKSGSNYVSAKSATDATKISFRNGELYLIQAEAALQTNNQPLALQSLLALKAKRLTPAYYTTEATRITALDKAGLLQEILAERERELALEGHRWYDLRRYGQPELKHTVEGTIYTLTKNDPRYTIRFPKDAVDNNPNLK
- a CDS encoding LytTR family DNA-binding domain-containing protein, coding for MRVLIIEDEELAADTLQNILMDINPNIQVLAILGTVEAAVSWLKKNNADLLFMDIHLGDGESFQIFQQVAVDSPVIFTTAYDQYTLKAFKNQGIDYLLKPFDEEDVRGALAKLNSIRKASELPLQQVLTKEHTPTSKLRNRFMVKMGQLIKTVQSDDVAYFMAEDKYLFLVTKDQQNYIIEETISSLEPQLDHSDFFRINRKFIINISAIKEMYKLSRNRVRVVLNPAPAHGIEVIVSEERAEAFKNWLDQ